A genomic window from Cucumis sativus cultivar 9930 unplaced genomic scaffold, Cucumber_9930_V3 scaffold100, whole genome shotgun sequence includes:
- the LOC116405426 gene encoding leucine-rich repeat-containing protein 9-like yields MSCLDIQQVLNDYKTKDPLTITTLKLNQKALSDINGLSLFKNLEKLDLTFNNLTSLQGLESCTNLKWLSVVQNKLDNLKGIEGLSRLNVLNAGKNKLRSMDEIRPLVGFCALILNDNEIASICKLDQMKNLNTLVLSRNPIHSIGDSLLKVNSMKKLSLSNCKHQSIESLKFCIELKELRLAHNEIRMLPNALAHNKKLLNLDLGNNVIMRWSDLKVLSSLGYLRNIYVRGNPIAESAKLDKKICRLVPGLRVLNARSIDKCIQNENDNGSDKEDDTPIRSLDRQKEKKDRKLNGNVETHPSVQGTDGKLDHTNGADVDRKLERKKRKMDKVTREEKVIPSLDNKINLGTNDIDKEKKTSKQKRTKSNKEPSLPIHKETLTKIENHKKKAKKEGERQIGVIDDAEVPFEQLFGDDLIEDMDAVLQKVGEKEVEEMNLKPNLASFSANRKESKSQDRVGRLQISPIVEIGMDGISTWGDE; encoded by the coding sequence ATGTCTTGCTTGGATATACAGCAAGTTCTCAATGATTACAAAACCAAAGACCCACTCACCATCACTACTCTCAAGCTCAATCAAAAGGCTCTTTCTGATATAAATGGTTTGTcccttttcaaaaacttgGAGAAGCTTGATTTGACATTCAACAATCTCACATCGCTTCAGGGGTTGGAGTCATGCACCAATTTGAAGTGGCTCTCAGTTGTACAAAACAAACTTGATAACTTAAAAGGAATTGAAGGGCTTTCTAGACTTAATGTATTAAATGCGGGAAAGAATAAGCTTCGGTCAATGGACGAAATTAGACCCCTTGTTGGCTTTTGtgctttgattttgaatgacaatGAGATTGCTTCTATTTGCAAGCTTGATCAGATGAAGAACCTGAATACTCTGGTTCTTTCTAGAAATCCAATCCACAGTATTGGAGATTCTCTGTTGAAAGTGAATTCAATGAAAAAGCTATCCCTTTCTAACTGCAAACATCAATCTATTGAATCCCTCAAGTTTTGTATCGAACTTAAAGAGCTTAGACTTGCTCACAATGAAATCAGGATGCTCCCCAATGCTTTGGCTCATAACAAGAAGTTGTTGAATTTGGATTTGGGAAATAATGTCATCATGAGATGGTCAGATTTAAAGGTATTGAGTTCATTAGGCTATCTGAGGAATATTTATGTTCGAGGGAATCCTATTGCTGAAAGTGCTAAGTTAGATAAAAAGATTTGTCGACTGGTTCCAGGCTTGCGTGTATTGAATGCGAGATCAATTGATAAATGCATTCAGAATGAGAATGATAATGGGAGTGATAAAGAAGACGACACTCCAATCAGGAGCCTAGATcgtcaaaaagagaaaaaggataGAAAACTGAATGGGAATGTTGAAACACACCCGTCTGTTCAAGGCACTGATGGCAAACTTGATCATACTAATGGTGCTGATGTGGACAGGAAGTTGGAACGCAAAAAACGTAAGATGGATAAGGTCACCAGGGAGGAGAAAGTAATTCCATCTCTTGACAATAAGATAAATCTCGGTACCAATGATATTGATAAGGAAAAGAAGACTTCAAAgcagaaaagaacaaaaagcaATAAGGAGCCATCTTTGCCAATACACAAGGAGACACTTACCAAGATTGAAAACCAtaagaagaaagcaaagaagGAAGGGGAAAGGCAGATTGGTGTTATTGACGACGCTGAAGTGCCATTTGAACAGCTTTTCGGAGATGATCTTATTGAAGACATGGATGCTGTTCTCCAAAAGGTTGGTGAGAAAGAAGTAGAGGAGATGAATTTAAAGCCTAACTTGGCATCATTTTCAGCTAATAGAAAGGAATCTAAAAGCCAAGATCGAGTTGGAAGGTTACAAATATCCCCAATAGTTGAAATTGGAATGGACGGAATATCAACATGGGGGGATGAGTAA